Proteins encoded in a region of the Paenibacillus sp. E222 genome:
- a CDS encoding response regulator transcription factor — protein sequence MERNNAVAQPATILLVDDEQDIIKLMEIYFGNEGYRVLTASDGIEALEQLKKEPIDLIILDVMMPNMDGIEACMKIREEQKMPIIMLSAKSMDMDKITGLSIGADDYVTKPFNPLELVARAKSQLRRYHTFNEGRENKEHEWVIDDLVINTDTHEVWLDEQPVRLTPREFAVLELLARHQGSVLSMEQIYRQVWKEEFMESNNTVMVHIRKIREKIELDSKHPKFIQTVWGVGYKMIKPQ from the coding sequence ATGGAAAGGAATAATGCCGTGGCACAGCCAGCAACCATTCTGCTTGTGGATGATGAGCAGGATATTATTAAACTGATGGAGATTTATTTTGGCAATGAAGGATACCGGGTTCTGACAGCCAGTGATGGGATCGAGGCGCTTGAGCAATTGAAGAAAGAGCCAATTGATCTGATCATTCTGGATGTCATGATGCCGAATATGGACGGAATTGAAGCATGTATGAAAATTCGGGAAGAGCAGAAAATGCCGATCATTATGCTGTCCGCCAAAAGCATGGATATGGATAAAATCACAGGGCTGAGCATTGGTGCTGATGATTATGTGACCAAGCCGTTTAACCCGCTTGAACTTGTGGCACGGGCAAAGTCGCAGCTTCGCAGGTACCATACCTTCAATGAAGGCCGGGAGAACAAGGAACATGAGTGGGTGATTGACGATCTGGTCATTAACACCGATACGCATGAGGTCTGGCTGGATGAGCAGCCTGTTCGCTTGACTCCTCGTGAATTTGCCGTTCTGGAGCTGCTGGCGCGCCATCAAGGCTCTGTGCTGAGTATGGAGCAGATTTACAGGCAGGTCTGGAAAGAAGAGTTTATGGAGTCCAACAACACCGTCATGGTGCATATCCGCAAGATTCGTGAGAAAATCGAACTCGACAGCAAACATCCCAAGTTCATACAGACGGTATGGGGTGTTGGCTATAAGATGATCAAACCACAATAA
- a CDS encoding S66 peptidase family protein — MNKRSIRYPQPLAPGNTIGVAAPSSGVSESLHHYLEESRHNMERLGFGVQESPFLRHNAKCVSSSKEDRAAEMNAFFRDPEIQAIIPPWGGEFLMDILPLLDWETLKTLPPKWVMGYSDISTFLFAYTLITGTASAHGTNYVDLRSNELDPVTARWIDVLQTGQGGQVTQSSSTHYQSEWKPELSRFNLDTPSHWKQLGQPEGADSQVTFSGRLIGGCMDTITCLIGTPYAPVEAYLDQYCAEEGTIWYLESCEMNAGDIYRHLWQMRQAGWFAGVKGFMFGRPAGYSDTGDFNFTDALSSALGDMDVPVLYDVDLGHIPPQLTFVNGALGSVAYENGRGRLEMAFV, encoded by the coding sequence ATGAATAAGCGTTCGATCCGTTACCCGCAACCCCTCGCTCCGGGAAATACCATTGGTGTGGCTGCGCCATCCAGCGGTGTAAGTGAATCCTTGCATCATTACCTTGAAGAGAGCAGGCACAACATGGAGCGACTTGGTTTTGGTGTTCAGGAAAGCCCATTTCTACGGCATAACGCCAAATGTGTAAGTTCATCCAAGGAAGATCGCGCTGCCGAGATGAATGCATTTTTCCGTGACCCTGAGATTCAGGCTATTATCCCTCCGTGGGGTGGAGAGTTCCTTATGGATATTCTGCCCCTGCTCGATTGGGAAACTTTGAAAACCTTGCCGCCCAAATGGGTTATGGGATATTCGGATATCAGCACCTTTTTATTCGCATACACCCTGATCACCGGAACAGCTTCGGCACACGGTACGAACTACGTGGACCTTAGATCCAATGAACTCGATCCGGTGACCGCCCGCTGGATTGATGTATTACAGACTGGCCAGGGAGGGCAGGTTACCCAATCTTCCTCCACTCACTATCAATCGGAATGGAAACCGGAGTTGTCGAGGTTCAATCTGGATACTCCTTCTCACTGGAAACAGCTGGGGCAGCCCGAAGGAGCAGACTCGCAGGTTACATTCTCAGGTCGGTTGATCGGCGGCTGCATGGATACAATCACCTGTCTGATTGGCACGCCTTACGCACCAGTTGAAGCGTATCTTGATCAGTATTGTGCAGAAGAAGGAACGATCTGGTATCTGGAAAGCTGTGAGATGAATGCGGGTGATATCTACCGTCATCTGTGGCAGATGAGACAGGCTGGCTGGTTTGCTGGCGTTAAAGGCTTCATGTTTGGCCGACCTGCTGGTTATTCCGATACAGGAGATTTCAATTTCACCGATGCCCTGTCTTCGGCTCTCGGAGATATGGATGTACCCGTTTTGTATGACGTGGATCTTGGCCACATCCCGCCACAATTAACTTTTGTGAATGGCGCACTGGGCAGCGTGGCTTATGAGAATGGGCGCGGAAGACTTGAGATGGCATTTGTGTGA
- a CDS encoding cell wall metabolism sensor histidine kinase WalK, protein MNSKLINTVRWKFIYAFLLSGILTAAILYGGSKVAHSILAAQTYPDYSIPARGIRWLVNNIGSVPLMIMVAILGFVLFFFLFTRRVMLVLDEITAGIQEVAKGELSHRIEVKTSDEFGVVAASINQMAEQLQLSLQEERSAVAAKNDLITGISHDLRTPLTSILGFLEYIEKDRYQDEIEMRYYVSIAYEKSLTLRKLIDDLFEYTRVSGGSLPLSLTSLNLNPFLMQLAEEFAPMLEEAGMTYKIIGGHEPLWIQAAPGELVRAYENLFSNAIRYGAQGKVMEIALSLEGEEAVVRISNYGEPIPAQDLPHLFDRFYRVDKSRSRDTGGTGLGLAIAKSMIELHHGSIAAYSEQGRTDFVTRFPVTAPPMNRDTEER, encoded by the coding sequence ATGAATTCAAAATTAATTAACACAGTCCGGTGGAAATTTATCTACGCATTTCTGCTGAGTGGCATTTTGACGGCGGCTATCTTGTATGGGGGCAGCAAAGTTGCACACTCCATTCTGGCGGCTCAGACCTATCCTGATTATTCGATCCCTGCAAGGGGCATCAGGTGGCTGGTGAACAATATTGGGTCGGTGCCATTAATGATTATGGTTGCCATACTTGGCTTTGTGCTGTTCTTTTTCCTGTTCACGCGTAGGGTGATGCTGGTTCTGGACGAGATTACGGCGGGAATTCAGGAAGTTGCCAAAGGAGAGCTGTCTCATCGAATCGAGGTGAAGACATCGGATGAGTTTGGCGTTGTGGCTGCCAGTATTAATCAGATGGCTGAACAATTGCAACTGTCATTGCAGGAGGAGCGTAGTGCAGTTGCTGCCAAAAATGACTTGATCACGGGTATTTCTCATGATTTGAGGACTCCGCTAACCTCCATTCTCGGATTTTTGGAGTACATAGAGAAGGATCGGTACCAGGATGAAATTGAGATGCGCTATTACGTGAGCATAGCATACGAGAAATCATTGACATTAAGGAAGCTGATCGACGATTTGTTCGAATATACCCGTGTCAGTGGTGGGAGCCTGCCTTTGTCATTGACTTCCTTGAACCTGAATCCGTTTCTGATGCAGCTTGCGGAAGAATTCGCTCCGATGCTGGAAGAAGCGGGCATGACATATAAGATCATTGGTGGACATGAGCCTTTATGGATTCAGGCTGCTCCTGGCGAGCTTGTTCGTGCGTATGAGAACCTGTTCAGTAACGCGATCCGTTATGGAGCACAGGGGAAAGTGATGGAGATCGCGTTGTCACTTGAAGGTGAAGAAGCTGTGGTGCGCATCAGCAATTATGGTGAACCGATTCCGGCGCAGGATTTGCCGCATTTATTCGATCGATTTTACCGGGTGGACAAGTCCCGCTCGCGTGATACGGGCGGCACCGGACTGGGGCTGGCTATTGCCAAATCCATGATTGAATTACATCACGGGAGTATCGCTGCATATAGCGAGCAGGGCCGAACCGATTTTGTTACCCGTTTTCCGGTGACTGCTCCTCCGATGAACAGAGATACAGAGGAACGGTAA
- a CDS encoding DUF2785 domain-containing protein, which translates to MSLKEKLILIKENGYQASPDTFQLIQEMMVNIGSLDAQLRDDLIYTTLSNWIPDNTLTVNELEQLLTVVLDNKHLLFRIGETNTDAVFTRSFSMLVIPLLLMRHRESPYLSREHIHQIKENVFYNVHKERDYRGYDEEKGWAHAIAHAADALDELAQCSELDKNDLLTILDLVYEKMTITDRVYSDGEDERMVKSIISVLNRKILSQNYVEQWIQRFGDVEKNPEFLPAFRQKNNKKNFLKSLYFRIKFHKVDADLCPTIEHTLYKIEKVYYS; encoded by the coding sequence ATGAGTTTAAAAGAAAAGTTGATATTAATAAAAGAGAATGGCTACCAAGCGTCTCCCGATACATTCCAGTTGATACAAGAAATGATGGTTAACATCGGTTCTTTGGATGCCCAACTACGTGATGACCTAATTTATACAACCTTATCAAATTGGATTCCTGATAATACTTTAACAGTAAACGAACTAGAACAACTTCTAACCGTTGTTTTGGATAATAAGCATTTGCTTTTTAGGATTGGTGAAACCAATACAGACGCAGTCTTTACTCGATCGTTCTCTATGCTGGTTATCCCGCTCCTCCTCATGAGGCATAGAGAATCACCATATCTCTCAAGAGAGCATATTCATCAGATAAAAGAGAACGTTTTTTACAATGTACATAAAGAGCGAGATTATCGCGGGTATGACGAAGAAAAAGGTTGGGCGCATGCCATAGCGCATGCAGCAGATGCTTTAGACGAATTGGCCCAATGTTCCGAGCTGGATAAAAATGACCTCTTAACCATCCTCGATTTGGTTTACGAAAAGATGACCATCACTGATCGAGTTTACTCCGATGGGGAAGATGAAAGAATGGTAAAATCCATAATTAGTGTTTTAAATAGAAAAATACTTAGTCAGAATTATGTAGAGCAATGGATTCAACGTTTTGGTGATGTGGAGAAAAATCCAGAATTCCTTCCTGCCTTTAGGCAAAAAAATAATAAAAAGAACTTTTTGAAAAGTTTATACTTTCGAATCAAATTTCACAAAGTGGATGCTGATCTCTGCCCAACAATCGAGCATACTTTATATAAAATAGAAAAAGTATATTATTCCTGA
- a CDS encoding DUF4179 domain-containing protein — MNDEIKPFEALEQRLNDRKREYDAISVPDAEAYQAVQAGIRQAARKRKSRLRWVMSSISAAAIILVFTGCIRISPAFASFVEQLPGMEGIVSMIRQDKGLMMAIDQSLLQKVGVTDEHDGASLTVEGIITDESRMVIFYTMKGMKDLEKGRYDIDLLDRDGKKLPVAFSYFSPTPASESGIYEDKIDVSFAESLPPQELTVVFKEQGKEPNNKWKVTFPVDRSLTKGMKKIIPVNQTMTVDGQRIQVKQAVLYPTRLVLDIEYDRNNTKKIFGIRDLQLVDEQGRAWRTDSSSISGSGSSVFFESMYFSAPKKLTLQGSGLSAVDKDELVISIDPSSGEIQGGPSSLKFLKSTAQGKNLILEFSIANAQNATSGLSFTNIKDNKGNPFEINEVGWSPSVFEARVVIKNGAAAKGNLTMEIDSYPDQIRAPFSIEIPVTP; from the coding sequence ATGAACGATGAAATAAAGCCATTTGAAGCCCTTGAGCAGCGTCTGAATGATCGTAAAAGGGAATACGACGCCATATCTGTACCGGATGCCGAAGCATATCAGGCTGTACAGGCCGGAATCCGTCAGGCTGCGCGCAAGCGCAAGTCACGGCTGCGCTGGGTTATGAGCTCCATATCTGCAGCCGCGATCATCCTCGTGTTTACGGGATGTATCCGCATCTCCCCCGCCTTTGCGTCCTTTGTGGAGCAATTGCCCGGCATGGAAGGCATTGTGAGCATGATTCGCCAGGACAAAGGATTAATGATGGCCATCGATCAGTCCCTCTTGCAGAAGGTTGGTGTGACCGATGAGCATGATGGTGCTTCCTTGACCGTTGAAGGCATTATCACAGACGAGTCACGTATGGTCATTTTTTACACGATGAAAGGCATGAAAGATCTAGAGAAAGGTCGATATGATATCGATTTGCTTGATAGGGATGGAAAAAAGCTGCCTGTTGCGTTTAGCTACTTCTCTCCTACGCCGGCTTCAGAAAGTGGCATTTATGAGGATAAAATCGATGTCTCATTCGCAGAGTCTTTACCACCACAAGAGCTGACCGTTGTATTTAAGGAACAAGGTAAAGAACCGAATAATAAGTGGAAGGTCACCTTCCCAGTGGATCGCAGCTTAACGAAAGGCATGAAAAAAATCATTCCCGTAAACCAAACAATGACCGTGGACGGGCAGCGTATTCAAGTAAAACAGGCCGTTCTGTATCCCACTCGCCTTGTTCTTGATATCGAATATGATCGGAACAATACCAAAAAAATCTTCGGAATTCGTGATCTGCAGTTGGTAGATGAGCAAGGCCGAGCATGGCGAACGGATTCCTCCTCCATCTCAGGCTCTGGAAGCTCTGTCTTTTTCGAAAGCATGTACTTCTCCGCTCCGAAAAAGCTGACGCTGCAAGGGTCTGGCCTTTCAGCAGTGGATAAGGATGAACTGGTTATCAGCATCGATCCATCTTCAGGTGAAATACAAGGTGGTCCATCGAGTTTGAAATTCCTGAAAAGCACGGCCCAGGGCAAAAATCTCATCCTCGAGTTTTCAATCGCAAACGCTCAAAATGCTACTTCAGGGCTATCATTTACCAATATCAAGGACAATAAAGGGAACCCTTTCGAAATTAATGAAGTAGGCTGGAGCCCTTCCGTCTTTGAAGCAAGGGTTGTCATTAAAAATGGAGCCGCAGCTAAAGGAAATCTGACAATGGAAATAGACTCTTACCCTGATCAAATTCGTGCACCGTTCTCCATTGAAATTCCGGTGACTCCCTAA
- a CDS encoding DinB family protein produces MLQLIQSAFKHIDVAVTSLIHLCDQLSEQDLALTPIEGKRPVGELLSHLSVICRADVHISEGASEEEMALFYEENQPNSLSEIREALIANQMYLYHRYRQFNTEELLQVTDSYWGASYSRLEWLLEIMGHVYHHRGQLHTMLTLTGIEPKVALFE; encoded by the coding sequence GTGTTACAGTTGATTCAGTCTGCATTTAAACATATTGATGTGGCAGTGACATCATTAATCCATTTATGTGACCAACTGTCGGAGCAGGACTTGGCTTTGACTCCGATTGAAGGCAAACGGCCGGTTGGAGAATTGCTTTCTCATCTATCCGTCATTTGTCGTGCAGATGTACATATTTCGGAGGGAGCTTCCGAAGAAGAAATGGCTTTGTTTTACGAGGAAAATCAGCCGAATTCACTGAGTGAGATTAGGGAAGCGTTGATTGCGAATCAGATGTACCTCTACCATCGATACAGACAGTTTAATACGGAGGAATTATTACAGGTGACTGACTCCTATTGGGGCGCGTCGTACAGTCGTCTGGAATGGCTGCTTGAGATCATGGGACATGTGTATCACCACAGGGGTCAACTGCATACGATGCTGACACTGACTGGTATTGAGCCCAAAGTAGCGTTATTTGAATAG
- a CDS encoding DUF1963 domain-containing protein, whose translation MIKPEQCERLTRKARKTLEEYGLGNAADLLLSSSRWGIRLDVSTIDEYRRTGNSRVGGNPDLPSNMKWPLTQDGVPMTFLAQLNLVDLTPYTPNDGRGSLPERGMLYFFIGVDEPAYHIEHRVIYEPDAHNLIRREPDGETALGKDDFVAHSVTVLPNLEFPTYAYIDSLALNTIAAPLSGGTVAVEGEEGLYDRYLEFESSWNHPSTQNWGGMFGYPDGQHPDAEHQALLQIVLGEEYAYDEQACERKLTEHYGGDEKRTQQELADTLLLLKIDTHDAIGFQWWDCGELQFFIRKADLLAGRFDQTYCSLYSS comes from the coding sequence ATGATTAAACCTGAACAATGTGAAAGACTGACCAGAAAAGCCCGGAAAACTCTTGAGGAGTATGGATTGGGTAATGCTGCCGATCTGCTGTTATCTTCAAGTCGTTGGGGAATTCGCCTTGATGTATCGACAATCGATGAGTATCGCAGAACAGGAAATTCACGTGTAGGTGGAAATCCGGATCTGCCGAGCAACATGAAATGGCCTTTGACACAGGACGGGGTGCCCATGACGTTCCTTGCCCAGTTGAATCTCGTGGATTTGACGCCATATACGCCTAATGATGGGCGCGGGAGTTTGCCCGAACGGGGCATGTTATACTTCTTCATTGGTGTGGATGAACCTGCTTATCATATTGAGCATCGTGTGATTTATGAGCCGGATGCTCATAACCTGATAAGGCGAGAGCCTGATGGCGAAACCGCGCTGGGTAAGGATGATTTTGTAGCACATTCGGTAACAGTGCTGCCTAATCTCGAGTTTCCTACATATGCATACATTGATTCTCTGGCTCTGAATACAATCGCCGCCCCGCTATCTGGTGGAACGGTAGCTGTCGAAGGGGAGGAAGGTCTATATGACCGATACCTGGAATTTGAGTCCAGCTGGAATCATCCGAGTACGCAGAACTGGGGTGGCATGTTTGGATATCCTGACGGTCAGCATCCGGATGCAGAACACCAGGCGCTGTTACAGATCGTACTTGGTGAAGAGTATGCTTATGACGAGCAGGCGTGTGAGAGGAAGCTGACTGAACATTATGGCGGGGATGAGAAACGGACACAACAAGAGCTTGCGGATACCTTGCTTCTATTAAAAATTGATACGCATGACGCTATCGGTTTTCAATGGTGGGATTGTGGGGAACTGCAATTTTTCATTCGCAAGGCTGACTTGCTCGCGGGACGGTTCGATCAAACGTATTGTTCGTTATATTCAAGTTGA
- a CDS encoding threonine/serine exporter family protein, producing MLHFIEQALTSFVASAAFGIIFNAPRRMLLHGGFVGMIGWIIYIVLEYAADAVPATLAATIAVGVISQLFSRMFRAPVIIFSVAGIIPLVPGGLAYNAMRNFVQNDYGAAMEMAAKALMLSGAIAIGLVLSEVLNQMIRRIPESLRAKP from the coding sequence ATGCTTCATTTTATTGAACAAGCCCTGACCAGCTTTGTCGCCTCGGCCGCTTTTGGCATTATTTTTAACGCTCCTCGGCGCATGCTGCTTCACGGTGGATTTGTCGGCATGATCGGCTGGATCATCTATATTGTGCTCGAATATGCCGCGGATGCTGTTCCTGCTACCTTGGCAGCGACCATCGCGGTTGGTGTCATAAGCCAGCTGTTCTCCCGCATGTTTCGCGCACCCGTCATTATCTTCAGCGTGGCAGGTATCATTCCGCTCGTCCCCGGTGGACTGGCCTATAATGCGATGCGTAATTTTGTGCAAAATGACTACGGTGCTGCCATGGAGATGGCTGCCAAAGCGCTCATGTTATCCGGTGCCATCGCGATCGGACTTGTATTGTCCGAGGTGTTGAACCAGATGATTCGTCGTATACCTGAATCTTTGCGAGCAAAACCCTAA
- a CDS encoding threonine/serine exporter family protein, translating to MLQSGGETYRVEDTMKRMAAALGLPHSHSYVVPTGIFFSVDATEPAKLIRISERTTDLHKVSEVNAVSRRIGQGELSVEDAYALLQQIEGQPSSYSAVIRLTAAALSSGCFTIMFGGGWVDFLPAVLCGGIGYAAVIAFHRLVLVKFFAELTASFVIGLLAFLLVYMGAGHERDKIIIGSVMPLVPGLLITNAVRDLMAGHLVSGLSKGAEAFLTAFAIGTGIAVVFSLFT from the coding sequence ATGCTGCAAAGCGGCGGTGAAACCTATCGTGTGGAAGATACGATGAAACGCATGGCTGCCGCGCTGGGCCTTCCCCATTCGCACAGTTATGTTGTGCCCACAGGCATCTTCTTCTCGGTTGATGCAACCGAGCCTGCCAAGCTGATACGGATTTCTGAACGAACCACGGATTTGCACAAGGTGTCCGAAGTGAATGCCGTTTCCCGGCGTATTGGACAAGGGGAATTGTCCGTTGAGGATGCCTATGCATTGTTACAACAAATTGAGGGACAGCCCTCCTCCTATTCTGCGGTTATACGGCTTACGGCGGCGGCGTTATCCAGTGGGTGCTTTACCATTATGTTTGGTGGAGGCTGGGTCGACTTTCTCCCTGCTGTACTCTGCGGTGGTATTGGCTATGCAGCGGTCATTGCCTTCCATCGACTGGTACTCGTAAAGTTTTTTGCCGAGCTGACAGCTTCATTTGTGATTGGTCTGCTCGCCTTTTTGCTTGTCTATATGGGCGCGGGTCATGAACGGGACAAAATCATTATTGGCTCAGTCATGCCCCTGGTACCGGGACTGCTGATTACTAATGCTGTGCGTGACCTGATGGCCGGGCATCTCGTGTCCGGGTTATCCAAGGGAGCCGAGGCGTTTCTGACGGCTTTTGCGATTGGTACAGGCATTGCTGTTGTTTTTTCACTTTTTACGTAA
- a CDS encoding transglycosylase domain-containing protein, whose protein sequence is MLRFSIRRGIYHIFDASVVIVILLAVGYIYLVTYGEGVLRNHPEAISVASSTIITNAAGTEISRLQVQTKGYMEYADLKDMPDLLKQAFLATEDRRFYNHDGLDFIGIGRAVVQDVLHMNLSQGGSSITQQLARNLYLNGDKTLVRKVNEMSIAMAMEKRFSKDELLELYLNHIYMGRQQYGVKAAAWRYFGIKDLHQLEIWQMATLAGIPKGPSIYNPVDREDLSKERRSVVLGLMHEQGIITKKQMNEARSVDYTPPNLTSESTPASTVPAYVSALDAVIEEASRLTGKSGAEIQSAGWTIRTGLDDQAQLAMEQAFRESSRFTDDREDEQVQASMVILDQHNGEVKAMMGGRDPVKGGINRATTDARQPGSAFKPIIVYGPALESGRFKPESILPDQRMKYGSYQPSNLGGRYRGTVTMSQAIEHSINAPAVWLLHETGLGRAHQFAGRLGIELGREDLNLSIALGGLHEGVSPLKMSQAYSVFANNGKFNTAHLIREITDSRGRTIYAFKPENKQVISNSTATTMTGMLQDVVSQGTGSRAQLSQHKVAGKTGTTQAAIPGVSKEANRDLWFVGYTSKWTAAVWMGFDRTDAEHYMRSGSGAAADLFASVMKRALP, encoded by the coding sequence ATGTTGAGATTCAGCATAAGGCGCGGAATTTATCACATATTTGATGCCTCTGTAGTAATCGTTATTTTGCTAGCGGTTGGCTATATCTATCTAGTTACTTACGGCGAAGGTGTGCTTCGCAATCATCCTGAGGCTATTTCAGTGGCCTCTTCCACCATCATTACCAATGCAGCTGGAACAGAAATTTCGAGATTACAAGTGCAAACCAAGGGATATATGGAGTATGCCGATTTGAAGGATATGCCGGATCTATTAAAGCAGGCGTTTCTGGCTACGGAAGATCGACGTTTCTATAACCACGATGGACTGGATTTTATCGGAATTGGCAGGGCGGTTGTGCAGGATGTTTTACATATGAACCTGAGTCAGGGAGGCAGCTCGATTACACAGCAACTAGCCAGAAATCTCTACTTGAACGGGGATAAAACGCTGGTCCGCAAGGTGAATGAAATGTCGATTGCCATGGCGATGGAAAAGAGATTTAGCAAGGATGAGCTATTGGAGCTGTATTTGAATCATATTTATATGGGACGCCAGCAATATGGGGTTAAAGCCGCGGCATGGCGATACTTCGGGATCAAGGATTTACATCAACTGGAGATCTGGCAAATGGCTACGCTGGCCGGAATTCCGAAGGGACCTTCCATATACAATCCGGTGGATCGGGAAGACCTGTCCAAAGAGAGGCGTTCTGTGGTTCTTGGCCTCATGCATGAGCAAGGAATCATCACCAAGAAACAGATGAATGAGGCGCGAAGTGTGGACTATACACCGCCTAATTTAACATCTGAATCGACTCCAGCCTCAACAGTGCCTGCCTACGTGTCTGCCTTGGATGCGGTAATCGAGGAGGCTTCCCGTCTGACAGGCAAGAGTGGAGCAGAGATTCAATCCGCAGGCTGGACCATTCGTACGGGATTGGATGATCAGGCGCAGCTGGCGATGGAGCAAGCATTCCGTGAATCTTCTCGATTCACCGATGATCGTGAGGATGAGCAAGTGCAGGCGAGCATGGTCATACTGGATCAGCATAACGGTGAAGTCAAAGCGATGATGGGCGGGCGAGACCCTGTAAAAGGAGGCATTAACCGGGCAACCACGGATGCAAGACAACCCGGTTCTGCATTTAAGCCCATTATTGTATATGGACCTGCATTGGAATCTGGTCGGTTTAAGCCAGAGAGTATACTACCTGATCAACGCATGAAATATGGGAGTTATCAACCAAGCAATTTGGGCGGGCGTTACAGAGGTACAGTTACGATGTCGCAAGCGATTGAACATTCCATCAATGCTCCAGCCGTATGGCTGCTGCATGAGACAGGGCTGGGACGGGCACATCAATTTGCAGGTCGATTGGGCATTGAACTGGGCAGGGAGGATCTCAATCTGTCGATCGCTTTGGGTGGTTTGCATGAAGGGGTGTCTCCACTGAAAATGTCTCAGGCATATTCCGTGTTTGCCAATAACGGCAAGTTCAATACGGCACATCTGATTCGTGAAATTACGGATTCACGCGGCCGGACAATCTATGCTTTTAAGCCAGAGAACAAACAGGTGATCTCCAACAGTACGGCGACGACCATGACCGGCATGCTCCAAGATGTGGTCAGTCAAGGTACCGGAAGTAGGGCACAACTGAGTCAGCATAAGGTAGCGGGGAAGACAGGAACAACGCAAGCTGCAATACCTGGTGTAAGCAAGGAGGCGAACAGGGATCTGTGGTTTGTAGGATATACCAGCAAGTGGACGGCTGCAGTCTGGATGGGATTTGATCGTACGGATGCAGAGCATTATATGAGATCCGGAAGTGGTGCCGCGGCGGATTTATTTGCGTCGGTGATGAAGCGTGCATTGCCATAG